The following proteins come from a genomic window of Aphelocoma coerulescens isolate FSJ_1873_10779 chromosome 18, UR_Acoe_1.0, whole genome shotgun sequence:
- the LOC138120261 gene encoding melanin-concentrating hormone receptor 1-like yields MAPGNSSRNFSAPEARNGSVAEKPAPHTNVIMPSLFSIICFLGIVGNLIVIYTIVKKKKLRCKQTVPDIFIFNLSIVDLLFLLGMPFLIHQLLGNGSWYFGAPLCTIITALDTNSQITSTNILTVMTLDRYLATVYPLKSTYVRTPCVAALVICLVWLLSFLTIIPVWMYAGLMPLEDGTVRCALLLPNPETDIYWFTLYQFMLAFAVPLVIICVVYFKILQHMATTVVPLPQRSLRVRTKKVTRMAVAICSAFFICWAPFYILQLVHLGIDTPSMAFFYAYNFAISLGYANSCLNPFLYIALSETFKRQFLVAIRPAKEPCRNSSSANNNSMTEASVCLKLAPESTQQTQFLEDFSPRSLPVTVAVH; encoded by the exons ATGGCCCCCGGCAACTCTTCCCGCAACTTCTCGGCGCCGGAGGCTCGGAACGGCTCAG TAGCAGAGAAGCCAGCACCACACACCAACGTGATCATGCCCAGTCTCTTCAGCATCATCTGCTTCCTGGGCATCGTGGGGAACCTCATTGTGATCTACACTATCGTCAAGAAGAAGAAGCTGAGATGCAAACAGACCGTGCCTGATATTTTCATCTTCAACCTCTCCATCGTggatctcctcttcctcttgggCATGCCTTTTCTCATCCACCAGCTCTTAGGCAACGGCTCGTGGTACTTTGGAGCTCCCCTGTGCACCATCATCACCGCCCTGGACACAAACAGCCAGATCACCAGCACCAACATCCTCACAGTGATGACACTGGATCGTTACCTGGCCACCGTCTACCCCCTCAAATCCACCTACGTTCGGACGCCGTGTGTTGCGGCTCTCGTCATCTGCCTGGTGTGGCTCCTGTCCTTCCTGACCATCATTCCCGTGTGGATGTACGCAGGCCTCATGCCCCTGGAGGACGGGACTGTGCgctgtgctctcctgctgcccaacCCAGAGACTGACATCTACTGGTTCACCCTCTACCAGTTCATGCTGGCCTTTGCTGTGCCCCTGGTCATCATCTGCGTGGTCTATTTTAAGATCCTCCAGCACATGGCCACCACCGTGGTGCCGCTGCCCCAGAGGAGTCTCCGGGTGCGTACGAAGAAGGTCACCCGCATGGCAGTCGCCATCTGTTCCGCCTTCTTTATTTGCTGGGCTCCCTTCTACATCCTCCAGCTGGTTCACCTGGGCATCGACACCCCATCCATGGCCTTCTTTTACGCCTACAACTTTGCCATTAGCTTGGGCTACGCCAACAGCTGCCTCAACCCCTTCCTCTACATCGCCCTCAGCGAGACCTTCAAGCGCCAGTTCCTGGTGGCCATTCGCCCTGCCAAAGAGCCCTGTCgcaacagcagctctgccaacaACAACAGCATGACAGAGGCCAGTGTGTGCCTGAAGCTGGCGCCAGAATCCACCCAGCAGACTCAGTTTCTGGAGGACTTCTCCCCACGCTCGCTGCCAGTGACTGTAGCTGTTCACTAG